In Scyliorhinus canicula chromosome 3, sScyCan1.1, whole genome shotgun sequence, the DNA window tgaactaattcataattatctgccatttctgctgctaatcgcgcagttttaaccctctgttcttccacatgagttctcactacatcaagaattgaatttttaactcctccaaaagtataattgatctgagagcttcatacgtttggtctattttcaaagcccttatccacctatcaaaattactctgtttgagtctttcaaactccatgtacttttgaccaaattctttccttaaatttctaaatctgtgtctgtaagcttcaggcactagctcatatgcacttaagatggatttcttcacctcctcatatgttccagatacctcctccggtcgtgatgcaaacacttcacaagctctacctaccagctttgtttgaattaacacccacatgtcctgtggccatttcatttgtttagctaccttctcaaatgaaatgaaaaaggcttccacttccttcttgtcaaatcttggcaatgcttggacatatttaaatagatccccgccacgccttcgactatgacgctctttctcactatcctcatcactatcatccaactgtacgtttccctttacatctgccaatttaattgactgtcttgtttcatggccattttctgaagttcaaactctctctctttatttttctctgatctgtatcaccctttctctttctttttgttctgctagggctattctttcttttttcctttcttctctctccttttctttttcctctctctctctttctttttccgctctctctctttcgtattcaagttgCTTTAATTCCTTTTCATGTTCCatatgtttaatttgcaactgaattttttgcCATTTTCAATAAGTCAAATTGTATCTcaagcaactttaaatgcttagccgccaccataattacctcatctttttgcattttgtcaggtaatgttaactgcaatgtttttgccaaatctaacagtctgcttttagtctctgtccgtaaggtactgtatGTTACCgtgtccacccccaaaaacctctgagcctctgaaagagccattgtccacagcacactccccacttataataccacaccggaaaagcaacaatccactgtctttaagttcacaaaagccaatccagtAGATAGACTTTGATCCCCCTCGagtccccaattgttatgggaaagGTGTTTTcaaaaccccaaaatgtatcatggagttcaaccaacccccacctttaatggattgttgtttttgaagcacacagctttttccccaggtgcaatattacaattatggacatgtggtttttaaaacaaaacgtttattccatgaactcaaattaaccttttaaataatcattggatctcttaacacccttacttcaaagataaccccgaaaataatacaacactacctaatcctgcaaactgttcctttacacatccaaaagacttaacaaattcttcaaacagaagcatattagatttatattcaatactgagacctttttacaattccgatttcactaaaggattaagagatagtccttcatggcagagatcactagCAATACAGCTCACATCCACACCCAAGCttccttcaaactgaaactaaacacccAAAAGCAGACGTGAGCTCAGCTAcccccctgtgacatcacttcagtaatatgatcagctccgtttcttaaaggtacatttcttaaacatccaattcttaaaggcactctcacatgacattttgCACCTGTTCAGATGATGCCAGTTTCCAAAACAGTGCTGGAATCATCCTCCACAAACTCTAGCATGATTCCACCAGCACTAAAATGTCAGCATTTCGTAGGGACCATTCCCTCTGGCATAACCTGGTCCGCACCTCCAAcatccctcaccctcttcccatgacaccttcccatgcaatcgcagatgtAACATTTGCCCCTTTACCTACTGCCTGATCACCATTCCaaggcctaaacactcttttcaagtgaggcagtgcTTTACGTGCACCTTCTACAATCTGGTCTATtgaatttgctgctcccaatgcagtctactctacattggagagagtaaaccgcagactgggtgaccactttgcagaacactttCGGCCCATCCGCAAGCAAGGCCCAGatcttcctgtcacttgccatttcaactcaccgtcctgttctcacgtccacatgtccgtgCTTGGTCTGCTgcactgttccagtgaagcccagcacatctTCCAATtaagcacattacagccttccggacttaacattgagttcaaattgccgaggatccaggttcgatcccggctctgggtcactgtccgtgtggagtttgcgcattctccgtgtggttgcgtgggtttcatccccacaacgcaaagatgtgccgagtaggtggattggccaggctaaattgccccttaattggaaacaattaattgggtactccaaattttttttttaattgagttcaataacttcagactgtgaaccctCTCCTCCACTTgcatcccatttttatttctatcaatttatgtttattttcatttcttccatttatctgtttttccctcaccattgtttcccctccctcccccccattccgCCTGGGCCAACTGTTCCGAGTTGCTCTTTGACGCATTgcccacctttgttctgccattcacacattctaatctctttatgtgccactatcaaccCCATTTTAGCATTAATCAGCCCTATTTACATTTCTTTTATCTTCTGTCTTCAACATCATTGTCTATCTCTACCAATCATTGGCCCCcaatccagccccaccgctccacccCTCAActgcagtataaatctgaccctatttccagttttctccagctttgataaagagtcatccagacaagaaacattagctcccctttctctccacaaatgctgtcagacctgctgagattgtccagtattttctgttttggttctGCATCCCCATTTCTGTCCCACGTGCAGACACACTCTGCTGTCCTTGTGCATGGACCAAATCTGATGTACATAGCCAAAGAGGTCTGACTGCCTCCTGGaataaagtgtccaggtaactttaTTCCTCCCTGATGCATCATGATGTCTgaggctcagactccagctcatcaacttgGAGCTGAAGTTCCACATGCTGCAGTTACTGTGGATACAGCAACACCCATATGCAAAAGCTGCAACACgtcacctgccctgccatctttaCTCACAGCGGCTTCacggcggcagggacccgggttcgattcctggcttgggtcactcactgtctgtgcggagtctgcacattctcctgcgttggtttcctccgggtgctcgtttcctcccgtaagtcccgaaagacgtgcctgttaggttaattggacattctgaattctccctcggtgtacccaaacaggcatcaTAGTGTGGTAACGAGGGGGACACCATGACGtgaagatgccagtgttggaaggggtgagcacagtaagaagtcttacaacaccaggtaaagtcaaagttttttttttaaatcactggctttcggagcgtagctccttcaaaAAACctgttgttggactttaacctgctgttttaagacttctgactaggggatgttcacagtaacttcattgcattgttaatgtaagcctacttgtgacactaattaagattattattttgaGATTAATGCATAACTATCCTAAATTCACCAGTGACAGCCTGCCCGCTGTATCATCCCCCCACGTAGGGATTTCCCCGGGTTATAGGGAACTGGCAAACAGAACACACCGGGGACACACCACCCCCAGAGGATAGAGGGTCATGCCCAGTACTCTGACCAACATGGAGCactgccttgggggggggggggggggggttcattgggGAGTTATAGGAtgggggtccctgggggtggTAGGGCATGCggtgtcctgggggtgggggaacaattctatttttaaattttattagATCGAGACTCCCTTTGAAAATGTCACCCAGATCTGTCAGGAACCGAGGTTACAGGCATCCGGCTCTGTGGGTCGGCCTCTTTTCATTGTTTTCACTCTCAGTGATTACAAatacatgatatggagatgccggcgttggactgtggtgggcacagtaaaatgtcttacaccaggttaaaggtttatttggaatcactagctttcggagcacagctccttcatcaggtgagtctaaAATACAGCGCAATAAACCTGGCACGGCTGCTGGCGGGCTTCCTCTGCCTTTCCACCCAGAGTATGCTTAAGTGTATACTAAATTCCCAGGTGTCGTGCAATATTTTAAAATCAATGTTTATGTGCATTGCTTTCTATCAATGTatacattttaaacatttttaaatgattttctaCAATTTTTTTACCGTTAATTTTTTGGAAGATATTCCCTAGCATCAATACGCATAAGCCTTGCTGCTTACACATAGTTAATCGCATGCCAAGGAAGGCCTGTTAACCTGAAGACATCTGAGTACATAAACACTGCAACCATTCTTCTGAAAATCAAATACTTTAGAACTTGATAACCTGAACATCAGGTATGACTTCATTCAACAATATAAATTAAATTATGGTACACAGTTGTCTGAGCAGTAAATAAAGCTTATTATTTTCTGGTGCTTCGATGTGACCAGCCACCCAAAAAGTCAGAATACCTGTTCCAAGGAATTAAATAATCTTGCATATATATTAACAAACTGGCCATTGCAAACTTTCTATTACAGAATATCCTGGTCATAAATAACTGCCAGCACAAGAAGTCCATTTATCAAGTGTTGGAACACGATACCTAATAAAAAAAGAGATTTCATAATCAGGGGTTGCAACCAAATTGCTTATGCATAGAATATTGCAAGCACAAGAGTTCTGATACACTGTGGATAAGCACTGGCACTGCACCAAGAACATCTATGGATAAATGGGCCCCGTCTCCTCTTGTGGAACAATGCACACCAGATTCATGATTTCACAAAGCACACTTACAACAATTTGATTCATCAGTCGATTTAATTTTCAGATTTTGTGAATCATACAAAAACAAAATGATCAGACGCACATTGTAGTTCTGTAGGTAGCTCGGTGATGCAAACATTGTGGGTTTTTTGTGGCACGTTTTTATTCAAATATAAGGAATAGACTGGCAACATGCACATTTTAAACAAGAACCAAAGTACATAATTCATTTAGTTTTTACACAAATGGCCCAGTAGTTTAAATATATTATAGAAATGCTGTATAAATTTAATGTCATATTACAACTTGATAAACAAAATTACTTATCAAATTTATGCATGTTGTATGCTTAAGAATCTGCATACTTATTCCATTGAGTTAGGCCAGAAGAAACATCAATCTATTTAACCAATAAAGCACATTCAAATTATTTTCCCCCAGTTAGATACAAACACTCCCTACACATAAAATAAAATTCAAACATTTGATTGCTGGAATATTTTGTTTTGTATATCTTGCATCACTTCTGGCAGAAAAACAAGCAAAGTACTTGTCCTTCTGTAAGTCTGTGGGTGATAAGCAACGGTTGTCATCTTCTAAGTCGGTGATGTACTTCTAAAGGGGtaactttttaatttaaaattcatATAAAGGCAGCAGTCATGGGTGCTGATCAGCAGTTGCTCCACTTGGGAAGGGGAAAAATAGTATAACTGCTAGTTCAGGATACTTGCAGAGGACTGGAATCAGGTTACATTTCTGCAGGTTCTCGATTGCTACcacaggaggaaaccagagaacaaaTGAGAAGAATCTGAATCCAGTCAAGGAATGGGGCAATTTCCCTTGTTTGTGTATCAGGGAGCCTCATTCGCTGGCAACAAATCACCTAAAACAATTTGCACTCACTCTGATTTCAGGCAGTCCTAATGTTGTCTTTGCAGGTCATTTTTATATTTGTTCATGATATTTCAAATGGACTTCATTGAATTCTTTAATTACATCGACTTATTCACGGAAGATCACACAATTGTAATTTTCTTCATCTTGTATAAAGCAATCTTTTTTTACACAATTATAGATCATGGATAAATTATGTTTTTTTATTAAACAATGAAATTAATTGAACTAAAGCTTTCTTTTCAGTTACTTGTAACAATTGCAGGCTGTTGAAAGAGAAGTTCTATATTTACAGGATACATCAAGCTGAACTCTGAAATGAGAAAAATTATTAAGAATTCCTTAAGAAAATAATCAACTTACAACgcatttttatatatttaaaatattaacaAGTTCACTGGCACAACTAGACAATTCTCAACTATATTATAATTAAGTTAATTTTGTCAATTTCTTTCCAAAATGAGGCAATATTAAAGAGTTGATTGGATGCAGACTAATTGTGGGAAAAAGTAATAAATGTGGTGTACATATAATCACAACCATGGCTGCTGGATCCTCAAGAGCTGTGCCATTGAGTGGCAAAATATCTGATTTTCATGATCAATGTTTCACACTTCCAATTCCAATGCTTGATCAGAAAGGTAGTGATAAAAAGCCAGGGGAGAAAGAGACGTGTGGCCTCTTCTTGAGCATCTCTCAGCAGCTGATCATATAAAAACGATGAGAGCAGCTAGTCTGCCTGCCTGCTCTTTATGCTAGGTTGCAATAACTGACCAAGGAGATCGACATAATTAAAGTAGAAATGGGGAGGAAAACTGAGGCCAATGCGCCTTTTTACCTTAATTAATTGAAAATTAAGTTGAAAACATGAAATTCAGCACTTTTTTCCTTATATTTCAGTTGATTGCGAAGTGAATGGCAGCAGCAATGTACTTGTGCTCAGCTCACTTCATGAAACCAaaagcttgggcagcacggtggcctagtggttagcacaaccgcctcacggcgctgaggtcccaggttcgatcccggctctgggtcactgtccgtgtggagtttgcacattctccccgtgtctgcgtgggtttcgcccccacaacccaaaaatgtgcagagtaggtggattggccacgttaaattgccccttaattggaaaaaataattgggtaatctaaatttaaaaaaaaagaaaaaaaaatgaaaccaaaagctTTAGTTTCAGTTTTTTTGCTACAAACTAAATATTTACACATTTTGTCTTACTTTATGCAGGCACAAACTTCTGAAATTATGAGAGCTATAAAGTCACCAATGTCAGAAGAACTTATGGACACTCAATTTATTTTTGGGTCAGGGTCAGAAATTTGACAAAGATTTAAGCAAAAtactcaaaaaaaaatcaatggagcAATGATTAAATTAGCTTAAGAAAACCTATTTTTCCACTGATGTTAGTTTACAAATTCTTTGTTTATATTGTAAAATTCTATTTTTAACAGATCCAAACGAACAAATCCTTTCCTTTTAAACTATTTCATTTTTTGCTCCTCTCCTGCTTGCCACTCATCTTTGATAGGGTACACAGTGGTTCTGTGGGTGCcctggagaagccattcaccttgTGGCCCTGGTCAGTAAGCACAATTCAAGCTCTTCAAATATGGAGGCTTTCACAACTGAACCCAATCTTCCCTTCACCAAGCATTCACATGCACTTTCCAGCAGTGATTATGGAAAGCAATCGGGAGAAAGAAGCCTGGATGAATTCACTCTACTCCCACCAAGGCCAGGAGTGCGGAGAACTGTAGCACCCCAACTGAGATCAATTAACAACCACTTGTCGATGTTGTTGATCACCACCAACTGCAATGCTTCCCAGAACATGAGAATTATAAAATCCATTTCGTCAAAAACAATTGGAACTGTTATTAGAAACTTACCTGCAGAACATCATCCCAGCAATGATACAAACATTACGACACCCATAAATTGAGTGAAAAGGATAAAAGGAGTAAAGAAAGACCACACAGGCCACAGTGCAATGTTAAAGCTGTAAAAAGAAAGATTAAATTCAGTATATTGTTTACAGATATATTGAGTGCTTCTGCATTTCAAATGTGATAACACACAATCTAGCTTCAGTCCTTGAGGTATCTGAACTCTATACGTACAGTCTGGTACACATTGACATTAATTGCATTGTGAAAATAAGAACTTAGTCAAGTTCAATAACATGTGCTATACCTATATTACAATCTGTGTATTTCTGGACCGGAGATAACTTCTTTATATATCACTGAAATTTGTAAAGTGTTAACTAGAAAAGTTGCTACACACTGAGGGACTTGATTGATGTTTGGTCACCTTATGGTATCTTTAGAATTTTCTATTACCAATATAGTCCAATAGTTGATTTATGTAATTACTGCATATACATAAACAGAAAATAGATTGGAATTTGAATTATTGAGTGACAATACCATTCAAACCTTGCCATTTAGTTTCAAATAACGTGATGCAGAAGCAGTGCAGCacgttttaaaaaatttattcatGGGTGCAGTcattgctggctaggctagcatttattgcacacCCCTAATTTACTTTGAGAACTTCATAAATTTCAACTATATGGATGGGGTTACAAATTGTGATCCATTCCAAGGTCCATCacaaaatacatttattaaattaattgaaaaataatttaTACAAACGTTTGAACTATTTTCACTTAAACTTGACTAAGAACACACTGTCAATGATTGAAACTTCGAACAAAGAAGAGTTCTTTCTAAGGAAGTCAGAGTGCATATGCTTGGGCTCCAAAGTAGAAGACTGACAAACATTTTGACCATTGCCAGTTAATAAAATCAACGAATTAAAATTAAAacagcagaaaaatacttgtttttgttttatttaaattgCAGAATTTGAATTAGATTCCAGTTTTTTTGAGCAAACAAATGAATTAATAGAATTGCTCTATTATTGCGCCAGTACCCTTTTAGAACACTTCTCTAAGGAGTCGAAGATCCAAAAACCAAGATAAagattcactttttttttttgcagatttTTTTCAACATTGCACAGACTGCAatgttagctcagtgggctacacagctagtttgtgatgcagaacaaggccagcagtgcgggttcaattcccgtaccagctgagaattctgaattatccctccgtgtacacaaacaggtgctggaatatggcaactaggggcttttcacagtaacttcattgcagtgttaatgtaagcttacttgtgacaataaaaatatttatttgtttattgtgtTTACTGTTAAACATACTCATCTATCCTTTTCCCGCCCCACGTTTATTACTGAAGTAAACAGAATAAAATCATGAAAGACAAAAGATACCCAATGAAATGCTAAACATGATTAGTAAATTATTCAGGACATACTACAAATTAAAAAGATTCTTAATTATGTAAACTGTTACTTCCAGCTTAAAAGTTAGACTCttacaccagaagcaagttatGTTTTTGACAGTGGACATTCTACTTTAGAAACTGGGGAATTATATTTCCTTTCTGATTTCACAAACTGCTTCTAAGAACAATAAAAAAGGTAGCTGTGACCCCCTGAGGCAAAGGTAAATATGGATTGAATAGCAAAAACTGTATTCAATTCTTAATCAGAAAAGATGAATTGCCACTGTTTAGTTTGAAGATTCTACATGTTCACTCTATAATCACAAAATTAAAGCTTTCTGCATTGCGATCAGTTTAAAGCAGTTGTGCATAATTTATATATTAAAGTAAAAAAATGAACACCAAATTATTTTGTAGCACACATTCCACAACCAACACATTTATTTCCAAGTGCATTCATGATTGTGTAAGCTGGCAaacgtgcacagcaagatcccacttcACAAATGGGACAAatagccttttttttttaagtgtcaaTGCTGGTGTGGGATAGCAGCATGCCATCACCAGATGTGATCCAGCCTCAGTTTCACTTGGTCCCTGAGCAGAACACATGCACGCAAAGGTCAGCTGCTGATATCTTCAACTTTCAACCCATGAATATATGTTTTCATGTGCCTAGTTGAAATTAATAAAACCACGTGTTTATCCAATCCCTTTTGAATAATTGGGCCTTTGTATCATTACAGAAAAATGATAGGGATGGGGGATATTCAGCAGGGCGATTGAACAACTCGCTGTTCTTCATCAAATACTGCCATGCGGTCTTGTACTTCTCCCTGTAGAAGTCTCCGTTTAAAACACTGCATCTGAACGACATCAACAACGCAGGATTCCTTGCTGTTTGGACTTCTGATATTATTATGTATATATGTAAAATGcctttaatatatatttttttaaaacgcaGTACTCCCTCACTGCTGCACTGAAGTTGTTGCCTGGAAAACATGTCAGTTCTGCAGTGGAGCTTCACTCCAACTTGAAGGCAAGTATCCCCTGACCCCTAAATTAAGCTAACACTCAAGGATAAAGAATGTGAAACAAATAGTATAAATTAGGTTATCATCTTATTTGGCTTTAATCAACAGTAATTCCTCCAATTATCCCACTAAGATTTAACCACCAAAACCCCTTTGCACTATTTCCGAATATAGACTAGGACAGCAAGTTTTAAGATTTGCATTTAGTACCAGCACATCACAGCAGCTCAATTTAATTACATTTTATTTCAGACAGAACCCCAAGTTAAAAATCAGCAGGCTGATTTTAGGGCACAGACCATAAAAACCTACCACACTGCTGCAGCAATGAAAGAAGCTGTGGCTGAAGGAACAAGGGTAGGATTATATTGCTCATATTCTCCAATTCCTCTGTACCATTCCAGGTAGAAGATGCAGTAGAAGGCAATCAGCAGGCTAATAATCAGCAGTGAGGTGCCTAAAAGGAACCATCGACTgttttggagagagagaaaaggattaCTAAGAAGAAACAGATATGAGTAGCAGAAATGTAGTTCATGTACTGTCGGAGACATATCAGGGCAAGGTATAGCAAGTACGACCAAATTATAAATACTTGCATCACAagtaggaagtggaagagacatttaGTCTTATCAAGCAGCTGTGCTTAATACTCATCATGAAACATCTTAGCACCTGCATTACATGCCACTCCTGGACCTTTTATAAGGTCTAACTACTATAATTTTAAGGCCAGAAAggcaaaaagaaaatgtttttttttgtttttgtatttttaaaaaatttttttgcgACTTTTGGTGAAATGTTGACCTGCTACATTTATCTACACGTAGCAGGAGTCAATACGGCATCCGCCACTTATACTGGCATGATGCTCGGTGTGTCAACTAAGCAAAACACAAAGTAACTGGTAGATAAAACAAAATGGGGGTGCTCCAAAACAACAagtggagcacagcccaaaaggAACAAGAAGGGAAACAGAAACGTAACATAACCCGTCAAATCAAAGTGCGAGAATCGGGGTCGATAAGGCAGTCCAACTCCTGCGGTGCCCACTGAGCACGGAAATGCCATTCCTGTAAGATGGTGATATTTTCATCTTTAGAttttcaagggcagcatggtggcacagtggttagcactgctacctcacagtgccaggtacatgggctcaattccagccttgggtgagtttgcacattctctcgtgtctgcgtggacttcctctggtttcgtcccacagttcaaagatatgcgggtaaggtggat includes these proteins:
- the tmem128 gene encoding transmembrane protein 128, with the translated sequence MAADPESLLRFRSQFRAEGPARVIGEYVRPGPEDLDDEEKKKEKPLPRFNMHSVFWILSSIAVTYYVEFFSTIKTDYRIEGRWFLLGTSLLIISLLIAFYCIFYLEWYRGIGEYEQYNPTLVPSATASFIAAAVCFNIALWPVWSFFTPFILFTQFMGVVMFVSLLG